In one window of Romboutsia hominis DNA:
- the hydE gene encoding [FeFe] hydrogenase H-cluster radical SAM maturase HydE: MNVIDIINKLYSENDASKEELLYLLDNINEEEKNLLIEKAHETRMRTYSNKVYLRGLIELTSFCKKDCLYCGLRRSNKSAERYRLNIDEVLECVRKGDKLGYKTFVLQGGEDAYYTDDVMVEIITAIKNEFPNNALTLSLGERSYESYEKMFKAGADRYLLRHESASKKLYESIHPGEPYEVRFNCLKNLKEIGYQAGAGFMVGIPNQTNEDLANDLRFVKEFEPAMCGIGPFIPHKDTPLKDYPHGSLEKTVICLAIVRLLLPKVLLPATTALSSIDKNGRNAGLKAGGNVIMPNLSPMSVRKKYSLYNNKAYILDEDAEYRRLTEEKIKEAGFEVEITRGDNPDFRG, from the coding sequence ATGAATGTTATAGATATAATAAATAAACTATATAGTGAAAATGACGCAAGCAAAGAAGAATTACTTTATCTACTTGATAATATAAATGAAGAAGAAAAAAATCTTCTAATAGAAAAAGCTCATGAAACGAGAATGAGAACTTATTCAAATAAAGTTTATTTAAGAGGGCTTATAGAACTTACAAGCTTTTGTAAGAAGGATTGTTTGTATTGTGGGCTTAGAAGGAGTAATAAAAGTGCCGAGAGATATAGACTAAATATTGATGAAGTTTTAGAATGCGTTAGAAAAGGAGATAAGCTAGGATATAAAACTTTTGTACTTCAGGGTGGTGAAGATGCATATTATACTGATGATGTTATGGTAGAAATTATAACTGCTATAAAAAATGAATTTCCAAATAATGCTTTAACTTTATCTTTAGGTGAGAGAAGTTATGAATCTTATGAAAAAATGTTTAAAGCAGGTGCGGATAGATATTTATTAAGACATGAAAGTGCATCTAAGAAGCTATATGAATCTATTCATCCAGGAGAACCCTATGAAGTTAGATTTAATTGCTTAAAAAATCTAAAGGAAATAGGATATCAAGCAGGAGCAGGATTTATGGTAGGAATACCAAATCAAACTAATGAAGATTTAGCTAATGATTTAAGGTTTGTAAAGGAGTTTGAACCTGCAATGTGTGGAATAGGACCTTTTATTCCTCATAAAGATACTCCACTTAAGGACTATCCTCATGGGAGCTTAGAAAAAACTGTAATATGTTTAGCTATAGTTAGATTATTACTTCCAAAAGTATTACTTCCTGCAACAACTGCCTTATCAAGTATTGATAAAAATGGAAGAAATGCAGGCCTTAAAGCTGGTGGAAATGTTATAATGCCAAATTTATCACCTATGAGTGTTAGAAAAAAATATTCTCTATACAATAATAAAGCATACATATTAGATGAAGATGCAGAATATAGAAGATTAACTGAAGAAAAAATAAAAGAAGCTGGATTTGAAGTTGAAATAACTAGAGGAGATAATCCTGATTTTAGAGGCTAA
- the hydG gene encoding [FeFe] hydrogenase H-cluster radical SAM maturase HydG, with product MFIDHEYIYKILEETKNPSNEEIKEVLNKAKKREGLSYKDIAILLQAEDEKDLEEIYSLAGQIKKDIYGKRIVVFAPLYVSDYCVNNCVYCGYQRDNKFNRRRLTMDEVAEEVRILEQMGHKRLALELGEDPVNAPIDYVLECLDTIYKTQNANGEIRRVNVNIAATTVENYKALHEKGIGTYILFQETYHKPTYDLMHPKSIKGDYNYHLTAFDRAMQAGIDDVGAGVLFGLADPRFEVLGLMMHNAHLEEKYGVGFHTISVPRLQEAKGVTLENYPHLLSDKMFKKIVAILRIAVPFTGLILSTRETPAMRKELLKYGVSQISAGSSTGVGGYKEREEGKETKQFKTNDERSPIEILKELLNDGYIPSYCTACYRKGRTGDRFMQLAKSGNIKYVCEPNALMTLHEFTLDYGDKELYDKAQEIINTEVESIEREDIKSYTKESLGKMKSGERDFYL from the coding sequence ATGTTTATAGATCATGAATATATATACAAAATATTAGAGGAAACTAAAAATCCTTCAAATGAAGAGATAAAAGAAGTATTAAATAAAGCTAAAAAAAGAGAAGGATTATCTTATAAAGATATAGCAATACTTCTTCAAGCTGAAGATGAGAAAGATTTAGAAGAGATATATTCATTAGCAGGGCAAATTAAAAAAGACATCTATGGAAAAAGAATAGTAGTATTTGCACCACTTTATGTAAGTGATTACTGTGTAAATAACTGTGTGTACTGTGGTTATCAAAGAGATAATAAGTTTAATAGAAGAAGACTTACAATGGATGAAGTAGCAGAAGAAGTAAGAATACTTGAACAAATGGGACATAAAAGGTTAGCATTAGAACTTGGAGAGGACCCTGTTAATGCACCTATAGATTATGTATTAGAATGTTTAGATACAATATATAAAACTCAAAATGCAAATGGAGAAATAAGAAGAGTTAATGTAAATATAGCAGCGACTACTGTAGAAAATTATAAAGCTCTTCACGAGAAAGGAATAGGAACGTATATATTATTCCAAGAAACTTATCATAAGCCAACATATGATTTAATGCATCCTAAGTCTATAAAAGGAGATTATAATTATCATTTAACAGCTTTTGATAGAGCTATGCAGGCAGGAATAGATGATGTAGGAGCTGGAGTATTATTTGGACTAGCAGACCCTAGATTTGAAGTTTTAGGACTTATGATGCATAATGCTCACTTAGAAGAAAAATATGGTGTAGGATTCCATACTATATCAGTACCAAGACTTCAAGAAGCTAAGGGGGTTACGTTAGAAAATTATCCACATTTACTTAGTGATAAAATGTTTAAAAAGATAGTAGCAATACTTAGAATTGCAGTACCATTTACAGGACTTATACTTTCAACAAGAGAAACTCCAGCTATGAGAAAAGAACTATTAAAATATGGAGTAAGTCAAATATCTGCAGGTTCTTCAACTGGTGTTGGTGGATATAAGGAAAGAGAAGAAGGAAAAGAAACTAAACAGTTTAAGACAAATGATGAGAGAAGTCCTATAGAAATACTAAAAGAATTATTAAATGATGGATATATACCAAGTTACTGTACAGCATGTTATAGAAAAGGTAGAACTGGAGATAGATTTATGCAACTTGCCAAGTCTGGTAATATAAAATATGTATGTGAACCTAATGCACTTATGACACTTCATGAGTTTACATTAGACTATGGAGATAAAGAGTTATATGATAAAGCACAAGAAATAATAAACACTGAAGTCGAAAGTATAGAAAGAGAAGATATTAAATCTTATACAAAGGAAAGTTTAGGGAAAATGAAGTCTGGAGAAAGAGATTTCTATCTTTAG
- the hydF gene encoding [FeFe] hydrogenase H-cluster maturation GTPase HydF gives MNNTPNANRKHIGIYGNTNSGKSSLMNKILGQEISLVSSVEGTTTDPVQKAMELIPFGPVLLIDTAGLEDKSELGKMRIKKSYDYLKRLDFAMYVVDGKNPDISTYKTWKREANKYNIPHIVVVNKLDKLKNNEIDNINKEFKNPIYVSAKENTNIDSLKETIIKKLETEEEDRPIVGDLLDYGSKVVLVVPIDSEAPKGRIILPQVQVIRDCLDHGIKTYVVRDTELVDAIKDLKDIDLVITDSQAFKEVDAMIPKDMKLTSFSILFARQKGELKDFINGARKLKDLKPGQKVLMCESCTHNISHEDIGRVKIPKILEKIAGGKLDFDFKVGYDFANDIENYDLVIHCGACMVNRKSVINKINLCKEKNIPITNYGLVIAYFTGILDRSIEIFK, from the coding sequence ATGAACAATACTCCAAATGCAAATAGAAAACATATTGGGATATATGGTAATACTAATAGTGGTAAATCCTCTTTAATGAATAAAATATTAGGCCAAGAAATATCACTAGTATCTAGTGTAGAAGGAACAACAACAGACCCTGTTCAAAAGGCTATGGAGTTAATTCCTTTTGGTCCAGTATTATTAATAGATACAGCAGGTCTTGAAGATAAAAGTGAATTAGGCAAAATGAGGATTAAAAAAAGCTATGACTATTTAAAAAGATTAGACTTTGCTATGTATGTAGTAGACGGTAAAAATCCCGATATAAGTACATATAAGACTTGGAAGAGGGAAGCTAATAAATATAATATACCTCATATAGTAGTTGTAAATAAATTAGATAAGCTAAAAAACAATGAGATAGATAATATAAATAAAGAATTCAAAAATCCAATATATGTATCAGCTAAAGAAAATACTAATATAGATTCTTTAAAAGAAACTATTATAAAAAAATTAGAAACTGAAGAAGAAGATAGGCCAATAGTAGGAGACTTACTAGATTATGGTTCTAAAGTTGTATTAGTAGTACCAATAGATTCAGAAGCTCCTAAAGGTAGGATAATACTTCCACAAGTCCAAGTGATAAGAGATTGTTTAGATCATGGCATAAAGACTTATGTGGTAAGAGACACTGAACTAGTTGACGCAATAAAAGATTTAAAAGATATAGATTTAGTTATAACTGACTCACAAGCATTTAAAGAAGTAGATGCTATGATACCAAAGGATATGAAGCTTACAAGTTTTTCAATACTATTTGCTAGACAAAAAGGAGAGCTTAAAGATTTTATAAATGGAGCTAGAAAACTTAAAGACTTAAAACCAGGTCAAAAAGTATTAATGTGTGAAAGTTGTACCCACAATATAAGTCATGAGGATATTGGTAGAGTTAAAATACCTAAAATTCTAGAAAAAATAGCAGGTGGTAAGCTAGATTTTGATTTTAAGGTAGGTTATGACTTTGCTAATGACATAGAAAATTATGATTTAGTAATACACTGTGGGGCTTGTATGGTTAATAGAAAAAGTGTAATAAACAAAATAAATCTATGCAAAGAAAAAAATATACCTATAACTAACTATGGCTTAGTTATAGCTTACTTTACTGGGATACTAGATAGAAGTATTGAGATATTTAAATAA
- a CDS encoding staygreen family protein, protein MRNLNLSKVNVVIEPPYTATSPIRFRRYNILHLDNPREVNLSISPYFYNLDLYTTSTNLIYSQWYFIYGDRYQITFAVFVGDYPYDVAKYRSEKFLELLPMSISAVANGDKGLLEANPSLYEAPVYVRFISSYPQFNKIVPYKFIKDYIDDKVDVSVK, encoded by the coding sequence TTGAGAAATTTAAATTTGTCTAAGGTTAATGTAGTTATAGAACCACCATATACAGCTACGTCACCTATTAGATTTAGAAGGTATAATATACTTCACCTAGATAATCCAAGAGAAGTTAATTTATCTATTTCACCATACTTTTATAATCTAGATTTATATACTACTAGTACGAACTTAATATATAGTCAATGGTATTTTATATATGGTGATAGGTATCAAATAACTTTTGCAGTATTTGTTGGTGATTATCCTTATGATGTGGCTAAATATCGATCTGAAAAGTTTTTAGAGCTTCTTCCTATGTCTATAAGTGCTGTAGCTAATGGAGATAAAGGTCTTCTAGAAGCTAATCCTAGCTTATATGAAGCTCCTGTATATGTTAGATTCATCTCCTCCTACCCTCAATTTAATAAAATAGTTCCTTATAAATTTATTAAAGACTATATTGATGATAAAGTAGATGTATCTGTTAAATAA
- the hcp gene encoding hydroxylamine reductase produces MENKMFCFQCQETAGCTGCTKFGVCGKSPDLARMQDLLIYVTKGLSEVTTRLRNEGKKVADEVNNLVTINLFTTITNANFDDLVFYERVAKTLSTKEELLATLENKENLSEAALWNASTKEEMDEKSSKVGVLATENEDIRSLRELIIYGLKGMSAYMKHANALGYDSEEVNAFMQSTLAKTLDNTLTADDLVALTLETGKVGVDAMALLDSANTGTYGHPEITKVNIGVRNNPGILISGHDLKDLELLLKQTEGTGVDVYTHSEMLPAHYYPAFKKYSHFVGNYGNAWWKQKEEFESFNGPILMTTNCIVPPKDSYKDRVYTTGAAGFAGCTHIKGNSEDDKDFSQIIEHAKKCKAPVEIETGEIVGGFAHNQVFALADKIVDAIKTGAIKRFFVMGGCDGRAKSRNYYTEFAKAIPQDTVILTAGCAKYKYNKLPLGDINGIPRVLDAGQCNDSYSLALIALKLKEVFELEDINDLPISFNIAWYEQKAVIVLLSLLYLGVKNIHLGPTLPAFLSPNVAKVLVENFGIGGITNVEDDLKMFLGEK; encoded by the coding sequence ATGGAAAATAAAATGTTCTGTTTCCAATGTCAAGAAACAGCAGGATGTACAGGATGTACAAAATTTGGGGTATGTGGAAAATCACCAGATCTAGCAAGAATGCAAGATTTATTAATATATGTAACTAAAGGATTATCAGAGGTTACAACTAGACTTAGAAATGAAGGAAAAAAAGTAGCAGATGAAGTTAATAATTTAGTAACTATAAACTTATTTACAACAATAACTAATGCTAACTTTGATGATTTAGTATTCTATGAAAGAGTTGCAAAAACTTTATCAACTAAAGAAGAATTATTAGCTACATTAGAAAATAAAGAAAACTTATCAGAAGCAGCTTTATGGAATGCATCAACTAAAGAAGAAATGGATGAAAAATCAAGTAAAGTAGGAGTATTAGCTACTGAAAATGAAGATATAAGAAGTTTAAGAGAGCTTATAATATATGGATTAAAAGGAATGTCTGCATATATGAAACATGCTAATGCACTAGGTTATGATAGTGAAGAAGTAAATGCATTTATGCAAAGTACATTAGCTAAGACTTTAGATAACACTTTAACAGCAGATGATTTAGTTGCATTAACACTAGAAACAGGTAAGGTTGGGGTAGATGCAATGGCTTTACTTGATAGTGCAAATACTGGAACTTATGGACATCCAGAAATAACTAAAGTTAATATAGGTGTTAGAAATAATCCAGGTATATTAATATCAGGACATGATTTAAAAGACTTAGAATTATTACTTAAGCAAACAGAAGGAACAGGAGTAGATGTATATACTCACTCAGAAATGTTACCAGCTCATTATTACCCAGCATTTAAAAAGTATTCACACTTTGTAGGTAACTATGGAAATGCTTGGTGGAAGCAAAAAGAAGAATTTGAAAGCTTCAATGGTCCAATATTAATGACTACAAACTGTATAGTTCCTCCAAAGGATAGTTACAAAGATAGAGTATACACTACTGGAGCAGCAGGATTTGCTGGATGTACTCATATAAAAGGAAATTCAGAAGATGATAAAGACTTCTCACAAATAATAGAACATGCTAAAAAATGTAAAGCACCAGTTGAAATAGAAACTGGAGAAATAGTAGGTGGATTTGCTCATAATCAAGTATTTGCACTTGCAGATAAAATAGTAGATGCTATAAAAACTGGAGCTATAAAGAGATTCTTTGTAATGGGTGGATGTGACGGAAGAGCTAAGTCAAGAAACTACTACACAGAATTTGCAAAAGCTATACCACAAGATACTGTTATATTAACAGCAGGATGTGCTAAATATAAATACAATAAGTTACCATTAGGTGATATAAATGGAATACCAAGAGTATTAGATGCAGGACAATGTAATGATTCTTACTCATTAGCACTTATTGCATTAAAACTTAAAGAAGTATTTGAACTTGAAGATATAAATGATTTACCAATATCATTTAATATAGCTTGGTATGAACAAAAAGCTGTAATAGTATTATTATCATTATTATATCTTGGAGTTAAAAATATACATTTAGGACCAACATTACCAGCATTCTTATCACCAAATGTAGCTAAAGTTTTAGTTGAAAACTTTGGTATAGGTGGAATAACTAATGTTGAAGATGATTTAAAAATGTTCTTAGGAGAAAAATAG
- a CDS encoding cupin domain-containing protein, which produces MKLIATNLNNIETNREILVQNEKFKNILFKFEEGKGLPNHTHNGYATVQVISGSVDIEFKTGEKFVLNPGDFLPFDARVEHNVIAKELSSILVTIIF; this is translated from the coding sequence ATGAAACTAATTGCTACAAACTTAAATAATATAGAAACAAATAGAGAAATATTAGTTCAAAACGAAAAATTCAAAAATATACTTTTTAAATTTGAGGAAGGTAAAGGTTTACCAAACCATACTCATAATGGATATGCTACTGTTCAAGTTATAAGTGGAAGTGTTGATATTGAATTTAAGACAGGAGAAAAATTCGTTTTAAATCCAGGAGACTTTTTACCATTTGATGCAAGGGTAGAACATAATGTAATAGCAAAAGAGCTTAGTTCAATTCTTGTTACAATAATATTTTAA
- a CDS encoding ferredoxin: MKAFVDRDTCIGCEGCVGICPDVFSMDDEGKSVPVTTDIPENEIESANDAMENCPVGAITIE, encoded by the coding sequence ATGAAAGCATTTGTAGATAGAGATACATGTATAGGATGTGAAGGTTGTGTAGGTATATGTCCAGATGTATTTAGCATGGATGATGAAGGAAAATCTGTACCAGTAACAACTGATATCCCTGAAAATGAAATAGAATCAGCTAATGATGCAATGGAAAATTGCCCTGTAGGTGCAATAACCATTGAATAA
- a CDS encoding DUF2974 domain-containing protein has translation MIKRIFCATLILFFIISTVVYGNGQLKTNKNNKEMLENLLDEDNILWRIDSDNDGITDALEEIIGSNKYKKDSDEDGLNDKIEIELNLNPNKKDSDNNGVEDKDEDFDNDGKSNEYELKYKTNPKLNDKFITPRFRNKNVKVNGEMLLESCKLSYEGIEKMKVGKTVKEVFGKNYDLLSDFTIIRTTGHTKGFSAIALKNGDALIIAYQASKDYKDWLGNFLTQFMPHPQRNACIEFLTPLINKEDKIYITGHSLGGLLTQYAIYELYNNGYKNIKGITFNAANNMNPNHIKGEYGPLILKKSLVGYYISAYVDILSETDEKIKDKKELIEFFDKSIESDGFIDINDKKWRSSDFFINYDKFIENYIVKGDPLYTIINGGYLGKYNKKDYGYKNKEIIKNEKDFSNAHRIENFENDIDLKKSIEIN, from the coding sequence ATGATAAAAAGAATATTTTGTGCAACTTTAATTTTATTTTTTATTATTAGCACGGTAGTTTACGGTAATGGGCAATTAAAAACAAACAAAAATAATAAAGAAATGTTAGAAAATTTATTAGATGAAGACAATATTTTATGGAGAATTGACAGTGATAATGATGGAATAACAGATGCGCTTGAAGAAATAATAGGGAGTAATAAATATAAAAAAGATAGTGATGAAGATGGATTAAATGATAAGATTGAAATTGAACTAAATCTTAATCCAAATAAAAAAGATAGTGATAATAATGGGGTAGAAGATAAAGATGAAGATTTTGATAATGATGGTAAAAGTAATGAATATGAATTAAAATATAAAACTAATCCAAAATTAAATGATAAATTTATAACTCCGCGATTTAGAAATAAAAATGTAAAAGTAAATGGTGAGATGTTACTTGAAAGCTGTAAGTTAAGTTATGAAGGTATAGAAAAAATGAAAGTAGGAAAAACAGTAAAAGAAGTATTTGGAAAAAATTATGATCTTTTAAGTGATTTTACTATAATAAGAACTACAGGACATACTAAAGGTTTTTCTGCTATAGCTTTAAAAAATGGAGATGCTTTGATAATAGCTTATCAAGCTAGTAAAGATTATAAGGATTGGTTAGGTAATTTCTTAACGCAATTTATGCCTCATCCTCAAAGAAATGCTTGTATAGAATTTCTTACTCCACTTATAAATAAAGAAGATAAAATATATATAACAGGTCATTCACTAGGAGGCCTTTTAACTCAATACGCTATATATGAACTTTACAACAATGGTTATAAAAATATAAAAGGAATAACTTTTAATGCTGCTAATAATATGAACCCTAACCATATAAAAGGTGAATATGGACCCTTAATACTCAAAAAAAGCTTAGTAGGATATTATATATCAGCTTATGTAGATATACTCTCAGAAACAGATGAAAAAATTAAAGATAAAAAAGAATTAATTGAGTTTTTTGATAAATCAATAGAATCAGATGGATTTATAGATATTAATGATAAAAAATGGAGAAGTAGTGATTTTTTTATAAATTATGATAAATTTATAGAAAACTATATAGTCAAAGGAGACCCTTTATATACAATAATAAATGGAGGATATTTAGGTAAATATAATAAAAAAGATTATGGATATAAAAATAAAGAAATTATAAAAAATGAAAAAGATTTCTCCAATGCTCATAGAATTGAAAATTTTGAAAATGATATTGACTTAAAAAAATCAATAGAAATAAATTAA
- the cax gene encoding calcium/proton exchanger: protein MNILKYLLIFIPISFVGEFMHFPPTLMFILAALSIIPLAGLMGEATEEISFYTGPKIGGFLNATFGNATELIISFFALKAGLFDVVKSSIAGSVIGNILLVLGASMLFGGIKHKNQTFNKKVVEVSSSMLLFAVIGLCIPAVFTHTIDPSLLNTKYEGLSVVVAIIMFTIYILSLVFSFFTHKDIYSINHSDDEGSAKWTLKKSIIVLALATIFIAIESEFLVSGIDSLTKTLGLSEFFVGIILIPIIGNAAEHSTAIVMAMKDKMDVSVEIAIGSSLQIILFVAPVLIFLSLLFTPMSIVFNPFELVSLIFAVLIVNRVASDGESNWLEGVQLLSVYFIIAAGFFIL, encoded by the coding sequence ATGAATATTTTAAAATACTTATTAATTTTCATACCTATAAGCTTTGTAGGTGAATTTATGCATTTCCCACCTACTCTTATGTTTATTTTGGCTGCTTTATCGATAATACCACTTGCTGGTCTTATGGGTGAAGCAACTGAAGAAATTTCTTTTTATACAGGTCCTAAAATAGGAGGTTTTTTAAATGCGACCTTTGGAAATGCAACAGAACTTATAATTTCATTCTTTGCTTTAAAAGCTGGCTTATTTGATGTTGTAAAATCTTCTATTGCTGGCTCAGTTATAGGAAATATATTATTAGTTTTAGGAGCTAGCATGCTATTTGGTGGTATAAAGCATAAAAATCAAACCTTTAATAAAAAGGTTGTAGAAGTATCATCTAGTATGCTTTTATTTGCAGTTATAGGACTTTGTATTCCTGCTGTTTTTACACATACTATTGATCCTTCCCTTTTAAATACTAAATATGAAGGTCTTAGCGTGGTAGTTGCAATAATTATGTTTACTATATATATATTAAGTTTAGTTTTCTCATTCTTTACTCATAAAGATATATATTCTATAAACCATAGTGATGATGAAGGTAGCGCTAAATGGACATTAAAAAAATCTATTATAGTGCTTGCTCTAGCTACTATATTTATAGCTATTGAAAGTGAATTTTTAGTTAGTGGTATAGATTCTTTAACTAAAACTCTTGGACTTAGTGAATTCTTTGTTGGTATAATTCTTATACCTATTATAGGAAATGCAGCAGAACATTCTACAGCTATTGTTATGGCTATGAAAGATAAAATGGATGTATCAGTTGAAATTGCAATTGGCTCAAGTTTACAAATAATATTATTTGTTGCTCCAGTTTTAATATTTTTAAGCTTACTATTTACTCCTATGAGCATAGTATTTAACCCTTTTGAATTAGTGTCTCTTATTTTTGCAGTTCTTATTGTTAATAGAGTTGCTAGCGATGGAGAAAGCAATTGGCTAGAAGGGGTCCAATTACTTTCTGTGTACTTTATAATAGCAGCAGGCTTTTTCATATTATAA
- a CDS encoding GNAT family N-acetyltransferase, whose translation MIKRVKLSKFNGELCENLYADVCYITATNFNDVTNLYNRVSDALDNKNWLKSRDELYLMDVLDKGGFIIGCYVEETLVASALCEAPSGDYLDYLYELGLDDLDINSSYVSGYVMVDPVYRGNALHRTLMETRIEESLLRGKDFIITAIATENIFSLNTVLKLGFEIQFERENEYGIKRNILTKRLVELSEEEFTA comes from the coding sequence ATGATAAAAAGAGTAAAGTTATCTAAATTTAATGGAGAACTATGTGAAAACTTATATGCTGATGTATGTTATATAACAGCAACTAACTTTAATGATGTTACTAATTTATACAATAGGGTGAGTGATGCTCTAGATAATAAAAATTGGTTAAAGTCTCGTGATGAGCTTTATTTGATGGATGTTTTAGATAAAGGTGGATTTATAATTGGTTGTTATGTTGAAGAAACTTTAGTTGCTTCAGCTCTTTGTGAAGCTCCTAGTGGAGATTATTTAGATTATCTTTACGAGCTAGGGCTAGATGATTTAGATATTAATTCTAGCTATGTATCTGGATATGTGATGGTAGACCCTGTTTATCGAGGAAATGCTCTTCACAGAACACTTATGGAAACTAGAATAGAAGAATCTTTACTTAGAGGTAAAGACTTTATAATAACTGCTATAGCTACAGAAAATATTTTTAGCTTAAATACAGTTTTAAAACTTGGATTTGAAATACAATTTGAGAGAGAAAATGAATACGGTATAAAAAGAAATATACTTACAAAAAGATTAGTAGAACTTTCTGAAGAAGAATTTACTGCATAG
- a CDS encoding VanW family protein, which produces MTTKINKITIVLILVIISLFNLGMKKNEIIKDPKIFKNIYIEDINVEDLTTRQAEDKINKYYHPKNINIRYNQKTWVINKDIIKLNYNVDKAVKLAKDYTRTEDNLLNLRRIFDLAIKKQHKIKLKASYDEAKLSEIIESIKEEIDKSEIDATVSISESSQIKTTESKDGLEVDVSKLKEKIYEMIKEKEIKDIYLPVKVIKPKINTSDVKSINAILGQYSTSFNDKSSRGNNIYIAGKSTSDIVIMPNETFSYNSATGPRTWSNGYKSAKVIVGGKYVNGEGGGVCQVSTTIYNAALISNMEIVEVHNHTYPSRYAPRGKDAAVSYGYIDFKFKNPYSHPVYIKNIIKNGAITTKIYGCDKDREKLYIRTDEKHEEEKIYVNTYRVYLDNNNQKEREELVAKSIYKIKNQ; this is translated from the coding sequence ATGACTACTAAAATAAACAAAATAACTATTGTACTTATACTAGTTATAATATCACTTTTTAATTTAGGTATGAAAAAAAATGAAATTATAAAAGATCCTAAAATATTTAAAAATATATATATAGAAGATATTAATGTAGAAGACTTAACTACAAGGCAAGCAGAAGATAAAATAAATAAATATTATCATCCTAAAAATATAAATATAAGATACAATCAAAAAACATGGGTAATAAATAAAGATATAATAAAATTAAATTATAATGTAGATAAAGCAGTAAAATTAGCAAAAGATTATACAAGAACTGAGGATAATTTATTAAACTTAAGAAGAATATTTGATTTAGCTATAAAAAAACAACATAAAATAAAGCTAAAAGCATCATATGATGAAGCTAAGCTTAGTGAAATAATAGAATCTATAAAAGAAGAAATAGATAAAAGTGAGATAGATGCTACTGTAAGTATAAGTGAAAGTTCACAAATAAAAACAACTGAGTCAAAAGATGGGTTAGAAGTAGATGTTTCTAAGTTAAAAGAAAAAATATATGAAATGATAAAAGAAAAAGAAATAAAAGATATATATCTTCCTGTTAAAGTAATAAAGCCCAAAATTAATACATCAGATGTAAAAAGTATTAATGCTATATTAGGCCAATATAGTACTAGCTTTAATGATAAAAGTTCAAGAGGAAACAATATATATATAGCAGGAAAGAGTACAAGTGATATAGTTATAATGCCAAATGAAACTTTTTCATATAATTCAGCTACAGGACCTAGAACTTGGTCTAATGGATATAAAAGTGCAAAAGTTATAGTAGGAGGTAAATATGTAAACGGAGAAGGTGGAGGAGTTTGTCAAGTTTCAACTACAATATATAATGCAGCTCTTATATCTAATATGGAAATAGTAGAAGTACACAATCATACTTATCCATCTAGATATGCACCTAGAGGAAAAGATGCAGCAGTATCCTACGGTTATATAGATTTTAAGTTTAAAAATCCATATAGTCATCCAGTTTATATAAAAAATATAATAAAAAATGGAGCTATAACAACTAAAATATATGGATGTGATAAAGATAGAGAGAAGTTATATATAAGGACTGATGAAAAACATGAAGAAGAAAAAATATATGTAAATACTTATAGAGTATATTTAGATAATAACAATCAAAAAGAACGAGAAGAATTAGTAGCTAAAAGCATATATAAAATAAAAAACCAGTAA